Genomic segment of Pongo pygmaeus isolate AG05252 chromosome 1, NHGRI_mPonPyg2-v2.0_pri, whole genome shotgun sequence:
AACTCCAGGTGGCCTCATCAGGTCCAAGAACCTGGCCTTGACCCCACCAGGAGGAAAGTGCACATGCGTCACTGCCTGAGTGAGCTGGTAGGGGGAGGGGAACCCACAGAGCATTGTTGGGGCTTGTGAGGTGGAAGCAATGCTGTGTGCACCTCAGCTGCGGAGAGAAGGGGCGGGGGGGGGGCAGGAAATGGGTGGGGGGAAGAGGAAGCCTGAGTTGGAAAGTCAGACAAAGAGGGTAACACAGAAACAAAGGCTGAGAGAGACAAAGTGAAAAACCTTCACAGTGACACAGAGCCTAGAGTTCGAGCTCCAAGCCTGGTGCTGGGCCCAGACTCCCTTGCAATGTAAGCCTGAACACTTCACAGTCCATCTCCCGGTCTCAGCACAGAATAGAAAGACTGCCGCGCTGGGAGTGAGTAATAGTTCATATTCACTGAGCGCTCACTGTGCACTATTTCCCGTAAGGCACATCTGCTGCCTGTGGAGTGAGAATCAGCATCTCCATTGTGGaggtgaggaaacagactcaggggTTAAGGGAGCTCCTCAGGGTCGAATAGAAATaaacagtggctcaggcctgtaatcctagcactttgggagccccaggctggtggatcgcttgaggtcaggagtttgagaccagcctggccaacatgctgaaaccctgtctctattaaaaatacaaaaattcgccaggcatggtggcgggtgcctataatcccagctactcgggaagctgaggcaggagaatcgcttgaaatcggaaggtggaggatgcagtgagccaagatcgcgccactgcactccagcttgggcgaaagtgaaattccatctcaaaaaagaaaagaaaagaaaggaaattagccaggtggggtggcagctgcctgtaatcccagctacttgggaggctgaggcagaagaatcgcttgatcccaggaggcggaggttgcaatgagctgagattgtgctaccgcactccagcctgggtaacggagactccgcctcaaaaaaaaaaaaaaaaaaaagaagcagaagaaataacaacaacaaaaagaaataaacggGGTAGCTGGCTTTGAACCCATGTCTCTCAGATTCTGCATTCTTCAGGAGCCCAATTTACCTAAGTCACCTTCCATGGGCCTGCAGTGAACTAGGGTGGTCCCAGCGACGGGCGACATTCAGATAGCGGCCTTGGGCCTGAATAAATGACTGCAAGAGACCTTGATGGGAACCAGAGAGGGCGTTTATTGAGGAGTTTGAGGGTGtgagctcctcctcctccccctcccagcTGGGGCAGCAGAGGAAACCGGATGCTGGGGTTTTGCACTCTTGGAATTCAGCTCTCAGAAACCTGAATGTTCCTCCTCCCCCGCCAGGAGCTAGTGCCTCTGGGGCAcccctccctttcctcttcccaggCAGGCAGGGGAAGCGGCATTGGGAGAGGGGGCGGGGAGTCAGGGGGGCACAGGTGTTCCTCAGCAGAGGGTGAAGCGCCGGGCGCTGATGTTCATGCGCGTGAGGCCCAGGTGCCGCAGCAGCGGGGCCAGGGCCAGGCCGGTCCCGGGCTCCAGCTCCACCTCCAGCTCGGCCTCATCCAGCAGCTCCTGGTGCAGGTGACAGGCTTGGTCCATCTTCAGTCGGTGCAGCTGGGCCCGCAGCCGCAGCAGCTGCCCTGCCAGCTGCCGGTCCTGCGCCTGCATCTCCCGCTGCGGCCGAGAGGGGGCGTGAGCCTGCCGGACAGGCCCTCGGCCGCGCGCCGTTTCTCCCTTCCTGGCAACGctgggcctttgcactggctgtgtCCTCCCCAGCCCCCTCTCACCTCGGCTTGATCTCTCCCTATCTCCCAATCTGGCTTCACCTGGTTGTTCTCGAACCCAGCTAAGGAGTCATTATTAAGCAAATCCAACTGCCTGGGCCCCATCCCAGATCAAATAAGCGGAATCTCTGCGTTGGAGCCTGGGTATCTTTATATTTGCTCGTGTTGAGTTGGGAGCCACCTACTGAAACTTCACCTCTTCAGAATCTGCCTGCAGCATGGCCAGTGCCTCCTTTTGCACTTCGCTGTATCTTTAGGCCATAGAAAGTCCCAGAGTAGGGGAGGCTGTGTATTTCCCTATTTATAATGGTGCCCCACACTCCCCAACGCCAGTGCTCTGTCCCCTAAGCAACAGGAGCACAAGATCAGTAGATTGGATGGAATCCTTCTTCAGCAAGGCTCCCTGAATACAACACTGGACAAGTCCATTCCCAGCTCCTTAGCCCAGGACACTGGAGCGGGCAGTTGCTGGAGGCAGGGTCCATTCTCATCCCTTCCCCATGCCTGTGGTCTTGGACTCTAAGGAGGATCAGCCTGAAGGCCCTGTGCAAAGCTGCCCACCCCACCAGACTCACCAGCTCCCGTCGGAGCCACTCAAGGGCGGAGTCCATTGAGTCGAAACCACAGATGACCCCAGGTCCCCCTGGTCCGGGTTTGGCTTGGGCCCTGCGCCAGGCCTGGCTCTGGACCTGGGCTGTCCACTCCAGATATGAGGGCCGCCGAGTCTGCAGCTGCAGCTTGGCTGTCAGTGCCTTCACAGAGTCCAGGCTCTccccctcctcatcctcctcgtCCTCTTCACCCACTGCCTGGAATTTCAGTAGCCCCAGGGACATGGCAGGTTTGAGGTGAGTGACAGGGCAGGGCTGCAGCTCTGGGATTAGGGAAAGGCTGGCAATATTGCCCAGGGAGAGGTGGCAGAAGTTGAGGGTGAGAAGAGCGTGCCAGGGAGTGTGTGGTGGTCAATGTTCAAGGTGGGCTGAGGGGCTGAGTGTGCCAGGAGGAGTGAGCAGATGGGTGTGTGAGGCCAAGTATGCAAGGGCTGGAATTTTCCTGGACTGCTAACTTGGGAGCCACGTGATGCCCATCTGGGTGGGAGCTGGAGGAACCCTGCTCCTCTGGCCCTTTGGATGAATTTTATTGTCTGCCCAGAAGGAGACACCCAGTTCCCAGAAAGGAAGTTGCTCCAGGATGAGAAAAGCATCATTCATACCAGAGTCTTGGCCCTCCTCCCAAGACTCACGTTAAGGGAGCTGAGATCCGGGAGGAGGCTGCCTAGCCACTCCTTGTCCTTACTCGTGACACCAGCCCTTCAGGAAAGGACTAGCCTCCAGGGCCCTGGCctgggagtcaggagacctgaGTTCTAGTGCTGGCTCTGCagaaccttgggcaagtcactgaccTTCTCAGAGCTCTGTTGGGACAGATGAAGGATTTCAAGCTAATACTCTAAGGAACCCTCAAGGGCTGCCTGCAGGAGAAGGGCGGAGCTGTGGATGGGCTCCTTGCCTTCCATCTCCTTCCCCTCCCAGGGCTTCAACCAGAGCAGTTcccttttttaaactttgttttgaaacataacatacacacagaaggacaggtgcagtggctcacacctgtaatccctgcactttgggaagccgaggtgggcagatcacgaagtcaggagattgagaccatcctggctaacacggtgaaaccccgtctctactaaaaatacaaaaaattagccaagtgtggtagcatgcatctgtagtcccaaatacttgggaggctgaggcaagagaatcgcttgaacccgggaggcagaggttgcagtgagccgagatcgagccattgcattccagcctaggtgacagagcaagacttttgtcaaaagaaagaaagaaggaaagagagagagagagaaagaagggagggagggaagaaggaaggaaggaaggagagaaagaaaggaaggaaggaaagaaggaaggaaggaaggggaaagaagcataacatacacacagaaaaactGTACATATCATAAATGCATGGAaacagggtggctcatgcctgtaatcccaacattttgggaggctgaggtgggcagatcacctgaggtcaggagtttaagaccagcctggccaacatggtgaaaccctatctctactaaaaatacaaaatgagctgggcgtggtggtgcatgcctgtaatcccagctacccaggaggatgaggcaggagaatcactggagcccggaggcggaggttgcagtgagccaagatcacaccactgcactctagcctgggcaaaaagagagaaactccatctcaaaaaataagtaaataaataaataaataaatgtatggctCGATGAATTCTCCCAAACTGAACACATCCAtgtaaccagcacccagatcaagCAACAGAATATTACCAGCACCCAGGAACGGCTGTTAGCCTCCTGTGTGCTCTTGGCCTGTCACTAATCTCCTAAGGGTAACATCACCCTCATTCTAACAGCATAGTTTTCTCTGTTTGTATACCTTCTAGTGGTTCACaaactttagcatgcatcagaatcacctagaaaGCTTGCTAAAATTGCTAGGCCCCACCACCCAGTGTTTCAGATTCAGTATGTATGGGGCGAGGCCTGGTAAACTGCATTTCTACCAAATTCCCATCCCAGCTGCTGCTGGTCTGGAATTTTACAATTTGTacgttttttttgagatagggtcttgctttgttgccaggctggagtgcagtggtgggattacagctcactgcaaccttgaactcttggactcaggtgattctcttgcttgacctcctcagtagctgggacttacagggtCAAGAccccacaccgagctaattttttttttttaatttttgatagagatgaggtcttcctctgttgctcaTAATGGTTTTGaactcggccaggcgcggtggttcatgcctataatcccagcactttgggaggccgaggcgggtggatcacaaggtcaggagatcaagaccatcctggctaacatggtgaaaccccatctgtactaaaaaatacaaaaaaattagccaggcatggtggcaggcacctgtagtcccagctacttgggaggctgaggcaggagaatggcgtgaacccgggaggcggagcttgcagtgagccgagatcctgccactgcactccagcctgggcaacagagtgagactccgtctcaaaaaaaataaatagcaggaTTGAAAGTCAgaggatgagaaagaaaaaaaaaattagggcatggtggcacatgcctgtgcccaactacctgggagactgagatggaaggattgcttgagcccagaagggcAAAGCTGcttcagtgagccctgatcacatcactacactccaggcctgggtgacagatgctgacctgtctcaaaataaaaaatttaacaaaaggcTTCTGTGCCTATGAAGTAccattgttttattcctttattctttttttcttttcttctttttttttttttttttttgagagaagtctcaCTCTTAtcccccaggtttgagtgcaatgactcaatctgggctcattgcaacctccacctcccgggttcaaaagattctcctgcctctgcctcccaagtagctgggattaagttgcctgccaccactaatttttgtatattttagtagagacggggtttcaccatgttggccaggctggtttcgaactcctgacctcaagtgatccacccacctcagcctcccaaagtgctggaattacaggcgtgagccactgcgcccggcctattcttttatttttttatttatgtttttatttttttgagacggagtctcgctttgtcgcccaggctggagtacagtggtacaatctcggcttactgcaagctccacctcctgggttcacgccattcttctgcctctgcctcccaagtagctgggactacaggcacctgccaccatgccctgctaatttttttgtatttttattagagacagagtttcaccatgtcagccaggatggtctcgatctcctgacctcgtgatctgctcgtctcggcctcccaaagtgctgggattacaggtgtgagccaccgtgcccggcgtcttttttttttttttttttttaatgagacggggtctcactctgtcacccaggctggagtgcagtggcgcaatctcagctcactgcaacccccacctcccaggctcaagtgatcctcccacctcagcctcccaagcagctgggaccacaggcccatgccacgcctggctaattttttgtgtttttggtagagtcggggtttcaccatgttgcccaggctggtctcaaactcctgggctcaagtgatcctactgctttggtctcccaaagtgctaggattatggccACGAGCCACCGCTCCCCTCCCTATtcctctattctttttcttttcttttcttttcttttttttttttgatacaagtcttactctgttgcccaagctggaatgcagtggcgtgatctcagctcactgcaacgtccacctcctgggttccagcaattctcctgcctcagcctcccaagtagctaggactacaggtgtgagccaccatgcccgactaatttttgtatttttagtagagacagggtttcaccatgttggccaggctggtcttgaactcctgatctcaagtgatccgcctgccttggcctcccaaagtgctgggattacaggcatgagccaattcgcttggctttttttttttttgagacagagtcttgctctgttgcccaggctagagtgcagtgatgtgatctcagctcactgcagcctctgtttctcgggttcaagggactctcctgcctcagcctcctgaatagctgggactacaagcacacaccaccttgcctggctaatttttgtatttttagtagagaccaggtttagccatgttggccaggctgttcttgaacctctggcctcaaggtatccacctacctcagcctcccaaaatgttgggattacaggtgtgagccactgcacccagccctattcCTTTAttctcaattaaaaagaaagaaagaaagaaagaaagagaaaataaataaataaataaaataaactgggcatggtggctcatgcctgtaatcccagcactttgggaggccatgaggcaggagcattgcttgaggctTGGAggtgaagaccagcctgggcaaaacagggagacctccatctccacaaaaatatttacaaaagaaaaagaagatggatggatgaatagatgggtcCTGTGGTAAACTGACTCAGCTCTCTTCCTGCAATTTTACCAGCTTAATTGTGTCTCTCGCCAGACTGAAAACCCTGTGAACAGAACCTTCCCCAGTCATCCGTGGGCCCCAGCACCAAACACAGGGCCCAGCTAGCTCACTGTACGGGCAATACACACTTGCTGAAACGATGGCGGATAGCGGATGGGGTTCTTGAGGTCTGGACTCAGCCAGAAGTGGGCTGCACAGAGGGCGCCCTCAGGCAGGGACTTCCAGCTGCGAGGTCTGTGAGGGGCGCCAGCTACACAGCTGCAGCATTTAAGGTGGACCAAAGGATTTCCCCAACCCAAGTTTCTTATGTATGGGAGGAAGTAGGCAGTTCCCAGTTTCACACCCACTTTTCAGCCCTTCCACCACGGTACGGTGGAAGAGAtagcctgccttccttccttccttccttccttccttccttccttccttccttccttccttccttccttccttccttccttccttccttccttccctccttccctccttccctccttccctccctccctccctccttccttcctttcttctttccgttctcttttttgacggagttttgctc
This window contains:
- the FAM167B gene encoding protein FAM167B, with the translated sequence MSLGLLKFQAVGEEDEEDEEGESLDSVKALTAKLQLQTRRPSYLEWTAQVQSQAWRRAQAKPGPGGPGVICGFDSMDSALEWLRRELREMQAQDRQLAGQLLRLRAQLHRLKMDQACHLHQELLDEAELEVELEPGTGLALAPLLRHLGLTRMNISARRFTLC